The following are encoded in a window of Williamwhitmania taraxaci genomic DNA:
- the ccsA gene encoding cytochrome c biogenesis protein, which yields MKRLLLYIGSYLLMGLLMIVLAVAMGFATFFEKYYGLEASWGLVYSAWWFNLLWLLLAINLVAALFTRARFARKRLGIFIFHLAFLIIITGAGITRFFGTAGLMHLREAEVRSNYMSEEPYLQVADSAGHVLFSSQDNFNPYSSNEFSEAIQTQAGVVELNLTRYIPNSVPVLIPDKQGVPVLKLVVATLNGRVNQLLALGEIIQVDGITIGYECAQVSDIVFKGADSLLTLTTSESVLMGSMPSSHGSDVVANTPSPVKLNTIYAGSKYQLVVTGIAAPSRVEYMPQGKSNAQTLEFRATFDGLLKTIYLNKTNELTDWTTINLGGQTLLMRYGPKEVKLPFSVVLNKFVLERYSGSESPSAYSSLIAISDESGGVFERSVAMNRVVDYHGYRFFQASYDTDEKGTILRVSNDFWGMTLTYLGYGLFMVGVIFMMISRRTKLYALLTSPSAKVGVILAFILMPAFSMAQELPVPDRDHAAKFGRLLVLSRDGRIHPLNTISGEITRKVTGQGTYGDLSSDQLVLAMTVFPDFYQAAPIIKLGNEELRNLLGVEKPLASFLNFFDSTTGGYKLQQQIAAINQKPPVSRTKMEKEILKVDERVNICYMIFTGGLLKLFPDANTGQWLSIEQGLGNGGDSTQAGRLLLEYFTALRFATSTGSYQNVDSTLNRFAVYQNSAAGSSFDGFPALEVLYNKIKPFERIIPIYGLAGFFLLILLFFQRSWRHAKLTSRILVGIVVAGFVVHTAGLGLRWIIAGHSPMSNGYESMLMVSWVALLAGLLLVRKMPTILGIAAILATATLFVAHLSWMDPEITNLVPVLKSKWLTLHVSFVMAGYAFFGLSAFLGFLSLLVIAIPKLYRRIEGDDFGRIQNVMQAGMIIGLYLFTVGTFLGAIWANESWGRYWGWDPKETWALITILVYVIITHLDNIPGFKNPIAVSFSSLVGFVTVLMTYFGVNYLLSGLHSYASGEAVRIPWGVYAGIGLVLVVWVAAIIGSRYSIFRKPSEVEK from the coding sequence ATGAAAAGACTTCTTCTCTATATTGGATCATACCTTCTCATGGGGTTACTCATGATAGTTTTAGCGGTAGCAATGGGGTTTGCTACCTTTTTTGAGAAATACTATGGGCTAGAAGCTTCGTGGGGCCTGGTGTATAGCGCTTGGTGGTTTAATCTTCTGTGGCTTTTACTCGCCATAAATTTGGTGGCAGCCCTTTTTACTCGAGCTCGATTTGCCCGAAAGCGCCTCGGTATTTTCATTTTCCACTTGGCATTTCTAATCATAATCACTGGTGCCGGTATTACCCGATTTTTTGGAACTGCTGGATTAATGCACCTTCGCGAGGCAGAGGTTCGCTCCAACTATATGAGCGAGGAGCCTTATCTTCAGGTGGCCGATAGTGCCGGACATGTATTATTCAGTAGTCAGGATAACTTTAATCCATATTCCAGTAATGAGTTTTCCGAAGCCATCCAAACACAGGCAGGAGTGGTTGAGTTGAACCTTACGCGTTATATTCCTAATTCGGTTCCTGTTCTTATCCCCGACAAACAAGGCGTTCCGGTATTGAAGTTGGTGGTTGCTACCCTTAATGGACGTGTAAATCAGCTGCTAGCCCTTGGCGAGATTATTCAGGTTGATGGCATCACGATTGGCTACGAATGTGCACAGGTAAGCGATATCGTGTTTAAGGGAGCCGACTCTCTTTTAACCCTTACTACTTCAGAATCTGTATTGATGGGATCGATGCCATCCTCTCATGGGAGTGATGTTGTTGCCAACACTCCTTCTCCGGTAAAGTTAAATACCATATATGCCGGTTCAAAATATCAACTGGTGGTTACAGGTATTGCTGCTCCATCGCGAGTAGAGTACATGCCACAAGGTAAAAGTAACGCTCAAACCCTTGAGTTTCGTGCAACCTTTGATGGGCTTTTAAAGACTATTTACTTGAATAAAACAAACGAATTAACCGACTGGACCACCATTAATCTCGGAGGTCAAACCCTATTGATGCGTTATGGTCCAAAGGAGGTGAAGTTGCCTTTTTCGGTTGTGCTGAATAAGTTTGTCCTCGAGCGGTATAGCGGATCCGAATCGCCATCGGCATACTCTAGTCTGATTGCCATTAGCGATGAGAGTGGTGGGGTGTTTGAACGGTCGGTAGCCATGAATCGTGTTGTTGATTATCATGGGTATCGGTTCTTTCAGGCTTCGTATGATACCGATGAGAAGGGAACTATTTTGCGGGTGAGTAACGATTTCTGGGGCATGACCTTAACCTATCTTGGATATGGCTTATTTATGGTTGGGGTAATATTTATGATGATTTCCCGACGAACAAAACTTTATGCTTTACTGACTTCCCCTAGCGCTAAGGTTGGAGTAATATTGGCTTTTATCCTTATGCCTGCTTTCTCTATGGCTCAGGAACTACCTGTTCCCGATAGAGATCATGCCGCTAAGTTTGGACGGTTGTTGGTTCTTTCTCGCGATGGACGAATACACCCTTTAAACACAATTAGTGGTGAAATTACCCGCAAAGTAACGGGACAAGGTACCTATGGCGATTTATCGTCCGACCAGCTGGTATTGGCCATGACCGTTTTTCCCGATTTTTACCAGGCGGCTCCTATCATTAAACTTGGCAATGAAGAACTTCGAAACCTTTTGGGTGTTGAAAAACCATTGGCTTCGTTCCTTAATTTCTTCGATTCTACAACTGGCGGCTACAAGTTGCAGCAACAGATTGCCGCTATAAATCAAAAACCGCCAGTTTCGCGCACTAAGATGGAGAAGGAGATTCTCAAGGTCGATGAGCGGGTGAATATCTGCTATATGATATTCACCGGAGGTTTGCTTAAACTTTTTCCAGATGCAAATACCGGTCAATGGTTGTCCATTGAGCAAGGTTTGGGAAATGGAGGAGACTCTACCCAAGCAGGACGGTTGCTGCTTGAGTATTTCACCGCATTGCGATTTGCTACATCTACGGGTAGCTACCAAAATGTCGACAGCACCCTCAACCGGTTTGCGGTTTACCAGAATAGTGCGGCGGGTAGTTCTTTCGACGGTTTTCCGGCGTTGGAGGTTCTTTACAATAAAATAAAACCCTTCGAGCGGATTATTCCAATTTATGGGTTGGCTGGGTTCTTCTTGCTTATCCTACTTTTCTTTCAGCGTAGCTGGCGTCATGCAAAGCTAACGTCCAGAATCTTGGTGGGCATTGTCGTGGCTGGGTTTGTTGTGCATACCGCAGGCCTAGGCTTGCGATGGATTATAGCCGGCCATTCTCCCATGAGCAACGGGTATGAATCCATGCTCATGGTTTCGTGGGTTGCATTGCTGGCTGGATTATTGCTCGTTCGTAAGATGCCGACGATCCTTGGCATAGCAGCCATTCTTGCTACGGCCACCTTGTTTGTTGCCCACCTCAGCTGGATGGATCCGGAGATCACCAATTTGGTACCGGTGCTTAAATCGAAGTGGCTAACGCTACATGTTTCGTTTGTGATGGCAGGCTATGCTTTCTTTGGGTTGTCGGCCTTTCTCGGATTCCTATCGCTGCTGGTAATTGCCATCCCTAAACTTTATCGCAGGATTGAGGGGGACGATTTTGGTCGAATCCAAAATGTAATGCAGGCGGGAATGATTATAGGACTTTACCTTTTTACAGTAGGAACCTTTCTCGGCGCTATTTGGGCCAACGAGTCGTGGGGACGCTATTGGGGCTGGGATCCAAAGGAGACATGGGCCCTCATAACCATTCTAGTTTACGTAATTATTACCCACCTCGATAATATCCCTGGTTTTAAAAATCCAATTGCCGTGAGCTTTTCCAGCCTAGTTGGGTTTGTAACCGTGCTCATGACCTACTTTGGCGTGAACTATCTGCTTTCGGGTCTTCACTCTTATGCCAGCGGCGAAGCCGTTCGCATTCCGTGGGGGGTATATGCAGGTATTGGTCTCGTTCTTGTTGTTTGGGTGGCAGCGATCATTGGATCGAGGTATTCCATATTTCGTAAGCCATCCGAGGTGGAAAAATAA
- a CDS encoding TrkH family potassium uptake protein produces the protein MRWFKVIRTVGLVLLFNAAFMAISAVISLFNQDTGFIPLLLSMFITIVLAVFPVVFVPYDSNVNTKEGYAIVVLSWLVSCVVAMLPYLLWGGEFSLVNAWYEVVSGYTTTGSTILNNVEALPPSLLFWRASTHFIGGIGIVLFALVVMPAFGKLKTALSKIELSPLAKDNFKYQARKTMHIIVVVYLGLTLSQTILLKIAGMSWFDAVCHAFATIATGGFSTKNLSIAFYHSPSIEIITMVFMFLSGLHFGLIWATIMFHKFNLFTSAVTRYYFFSLIVGIALVTINIKGPIYHTWVDALRYASFQVISVGTTTGFANADSAIWPPFSILIMLFLILQCACSGSTSGGIKTDRVVIFYQTLKRQVKKLQHPNAIIPVKVKKFIVDEELVSGTILFIALYIFIVFISTVLLAAMGVDILSSFSASAACMGNVGPGFGIVGSMTTYSSIPDLGKWILSIVMLLGRMEIYGLLLLFLMKSWK, from the coding sequence ATGCGTTGGTTCAAGGTAATAAGGACAGTAGGTCTTGTGCTGCTTTTCAATGCAGCGTTTATGGCCATCTCTGCGGTTATTTCGCTTTTTAATCAGGATACTGGGTTTATCCCACTGCTGCTAAGTATGTTTATTACAATTGTATTGGCAGTTTTTCCTGTTGTATTTGTGCCCTACGATTCCAATGTAAACACCAAAGAGGGCTATGCCATTGTTGTTTTAAGTTGGCTAGTATCCTGCGTTGTGGCCATGTTGCCTTACTTGCTTTGGGGTGGGGAATTTTCTCTCGTTAACGCTTGGTATGAAGTTGTTTCTGGCTATACAACAACTGGTTCTACGATTCTTAATAATGTGGAGGCGCTACCACCTTCGCTGCTATTCTGGCGTGCATCTACACATTTTATTGGCGGTATTGGTATTGTATTGTTTGCCTTAGTGGTGATGCCTGCATTTGGGAAACTAAAAACGGCTCTTTCCAAGATTGAACTCTCGCCATTAGCAAAGGATAATTTCAAGTATCAGGCGCGCAAAACAATGCATATCATTGTGGTTGTCTATTTAGGTTTAACCTTATCTCAGACAATACTGCTGAAAATAGCCGGCATGAGTTGGTTCGATGCAGTATGCCATGCTTTTGCCACGATTGCCACTGGAGGGTTTAGTACCAAGAATCTTAGTATTGCCTTCTACCATAGCCCTTCCATCGAAATTATCACCATGGTGTTTATGTTCCTTTCCGGCCTGCACTTTGGCTTGATTTGGGCTACTATAATGTTCCATAAGTTCAACCTCTTTACCTCTGCCGTTACTCGGTACTACTTCTTTTCCCTGATAGTTGGTATCGCCCTTGTAACCATTAATATAAAGGGTCCCATATATCATACATGGGTAGATGCTTTGCGTTATGCCTCTTTTCAGGTAATTTCGGTGGGCACTACCACCGGGTTTGCCAATGCTGATTCCGCCATTTGGCCACCCTTCTCCATTCTGATAATGCTGTTTTTAATACTTCAGTGTGCTTGTTCGGGCTCAACCTCTGGTGGTATCAAAACCGATAGGGTGGTAATCTTTTACCAAACGCTCAAACGACAGGTTAAGAAGCTGCAACACCCCAATGCGATAATTCCGGTTAAGGTTAAGAAATTCATAGTGGATGAAGAATTGGTTTCTGGCACCATTCTTTTTATCGCCCTATATATCTTTATTGTGTTTATCTCGACCGTTTTGCTTGCTGCCATGGGGGTAGATATTTTATCGTCGTTTTCAGCCTCCGCAGCCTGTATGGGCAATGTGGGACCCGGTTTTGGAATTGTCGGTTCGATGACAACTTATAGTAGTATACCCGATTTAGGTAAATGGATTCTATCGATTGTGATGCTTCTTGGTCGTATGGAGATTTATGGGTTACTGTTGCTGTTCTTAATGAAATCGTGGAAATAA
- a CDS encoding TMEM14 family protein has translation MDCYKFNLELQKMLTAASDAAAPEFTQHMNTCPKCHNAYAQVELLLAAISYEKKASPNFFLQGKVMDRILAEARATIHIRPIRWETAITSLVAGLALGIIIGTASYVSLSSQSENNLTSAISLMQDTESTTLEEYIFTTENDK, from the coding sequence ATGGACTGCTATAAATTCAATTTAGAACTACAGAAGATGCTCACTGCAGCATCGGACGCTGCAGCGCCAGAGTTTACACAGCACATGAATACTTGCCCCAAGTGCCATAACGCTTATGCACAAGTAGAACTGTTGCTGGCTGCAATTTCTTACGAAAAGAAAGCCTCTCCAAACTTCTTTTTACAAGGGAAGGTGATGGATCGGATTTTGGCCGAAGCAAGAGCAACAATCCACATCAGGCCAATTCGCTGGGAAACAGCAATAACATCATTAGTTGCCGGATTAGCTCTGGGAATAATTATCGGAACCGCCTCTTACGTTTCACTTTCGAGTCAATCCGAGAACAACCTAACCTCCGCCATCTCGTTGATGCAGGACACTGAAAGCACCACACTCGAAGAATATATCTTCACAACTGAAAACGACAAATAA
- a CDS encoding HAMP domain-containing protein: protein MGIKGKILSGFVLLGFVLLISGAMSIYLLTTVGKSVSGLLHENYKSIEISKGMLDALEQENSGLLQVLAGNVDSGFVQLSGGRELFHAGILAAMGNLTIAGEKELVDSIRMDHAQFDSLLSGLSVRAEVLELDRKWYVTELNPAYNRVSKRVKSLMTINETAIIANASDLENNTYRAIMPGIIAICAGFFLTILFNLFLNHYFLSPIVKLTRAVDDFVKHKIPFDVVVETKDEIGELRDAIATLVTQAKKGQKTNPEN from the coding sequence ATGGGGATTAAAGGAAAAATATTAAGTGGATTTGTATTGCTGGGGTTTGTGTTGCTTATTTCGGGCGCAATGTCCATCTATCTGCTTACCACCGTTGGCAAATCGGTATCAGGATTGCTGCACGAGAACTACAAGAGTATAGAAATATCCAAAGGGATGCTTGATGCTCTTGAGCAGGAGAATTCTGGGTTGCTTCAGGTGCTGGCCGGCAATGTCGATAGTGGTTTTGTTCAACTGAGCGGTGGCCGTGAGTTATTCCACGCAGGTATTCTCGCCGCCATGGGTAACCTAACCATCGCAGGTGAAAAGGAATTGGTGGACTCCATCCGTATGGATCATGCCCAATTCGATTCCTTATTGAGTGGGCTTTCTGTTCGTGCCGAAGTGCTGGAGTTGGATCGAAAGTGGTATGTTACGGAGTTGAACCCTGCCTATAACCGTGTATCGAAGCGGGTAAAATCCTTGATGACAATTAATGAAACGGCGATCATTGCTAATGCATCTGATCTCGAGAATAATACCTATCGTGCCATTATGCCAGGTATTATTGCCATCTGTGCAGGCTTTTTTCTTACCATTTTATTCAACCTTTTTTTAAACCACTATTTTCTTTCACCCATTGTGAAGCTTACCCGCGCGGTTGATGATTTCGTAAAGCATAAGATCCCCTTCGATGTTGTAGTAGAAACGAAGGACGAAATTGGGGAGTTGCGCGATGCCATTGCTACGCTTGTGACTCAAGCCAAAAAGGGCCAAAAAACTAATCCCGAAAATTAA
- a CDS encoding iron-containing alcohol dehydrogenase has product MNSFEFYNPVKIVFGKGKIAELPKFIAKDQRVLITYGGGSIKENGVYDQVFDALKGYTVFEFGGIEPNPKYETLMKAVALIRKEKIDFVLAVGGGSVIDGTKLIVAAVPFKGEPWDILSKKAPIVEALPFGAVLTLAATGSEMNSGAVITRNETKEKLAFGSPLLFPQFSILDPTTTFSLPSNQVANGIVDTFIHTTEQYLTYPVNAPIQDRTAEGILLTLIEEAPKAMASRNDYDVKANLMWSATMALNGLIGVGVPSDWATHMIGHELTAYHGLAHGVTLAIVLPSLLRTMIDEKQAKLAQMAERVWGITKGTEREKALAAIDKTEAFFQSLGVKTKLTEYGIGAENFAKIVTRFEERGWKGLGERRMVTPAKVLEILKASL; this is encoded by the coding sequence ATGAACAGTTTTGAATTTTATAATCCGGTTAAGATAGTTTTTGGTAAAGGTAAAATTGCCGAGTTGCCAAAGTTTATTGCGAAAGACCAACGCGTGCTAATCACCTATGGTGGTGGAAGCATCAAGGAGAATGGTGTTTACGATCAGGTCTTTGATGCACTAAAAGGCTATACCGTTTTCGAGTTTGGTGGAATAGAACCCAACCCCAAGTATGAGACCCTGATGAAGGCCGTTGCGCTTATCCGCAAGGAGAAGATCGACTTCGTTTTGGCTGTTGGAGGTGGTTCGGTTATAGATGGCACCAAGTTGATTGTGGCTGCTGTGCCTTTCAAGGGCGAACCATGGGATATCCTTTCTAAAAAAGCACCTATTGTAGAGGCCTTGCCATTTGGTGCAGTGCTTACCTTAGCCGCAACCGGTTCCGAAATGAATAGCGGTGCAGTTATTACGCGTAACGAAACCAAGGAGAAGTTGGCTTTTGGCAGTCCGCTGCTGTTCCCTCAGTTCTCCATTCTCGACCCTACAACCACTTTTTCGTTACCATCCAACCAAGTTGCCAATGGTATCGTGGATACCTTCATTCATACTACCGAGCAATACTTAACCTACCCGGTAAATGCGCCTATTCAGGACAGAACGGCCGAGGGAATTCTTTTAACCCTGATTGAGGAGGCTCCGAAGGCCATGGCTAGCCGTAACGACTACGATGTAAAGGCTAACCTTATGTGGTCGGCTACAATGGCTCTAAACGGGCTCATTGGTGTTGGTGTTCCTTCCGATTGGGCAACCCACATGATTGGTCACGAGCTCACCGCATACCATGGGTTGGCGCATGGGGTAACGTTGGCCATTGTTTTGCCATCGCTTCTGCGCACTATGATTGATGAGAAGCAAGCCAAACTAGCCCAAATGGCCGAGCGTGTTTGGGGAATCACCAAAGGCACCGAGCGCGAAAAGGCGTTGGCGGCTATCGACAAAACTGAGGCATTCTTCCAATCGTTGGGCGTAAAAACCAAACTAACCGAATACGGTATTGGTGCCGAAAACTTTGCCAAGATTGTTACCCGCTTCGAAGAGCGCGGCTGGAAAGGCCTTGGCGAGCGCCGCATGGTAACGCCTGCAAAGGTGTTGGAGATTTTGAAGGCAAGTTTGTAG
- a CDS encoding Spy/CpxP family protein refolding chaperone, which translates to MKTKQIIATAAISALMFIGTISANAQSENRAKMDASKPMLCDQKIPGLTEEQKTKINDLRTAHMKEVTPVKNVLAEKNARLNTLTSADKADMTEVNKTIDEIAKLKGDLMKMRVSHQTKVKALLTDEQKVYFNAHMGGKKGMGKGMHGRNGMGQGKGMHQGNGMGQGMHRNGMNKGECQNADSSK; encoded by the coding sequence ATGAAAACAAAACAAATTATTGCGACTGCCGCTATTTCGGCATTAATGTTTATCGGCACTATTAGTGCAAACGCTCAGAGCGAAAACCGTGCAAAAATGGATGCAAGCAAACCGATGCTTTGCGACCAGAAAATTCCCGGATTAACCGAAGAGCAAAAGACAAAGATTAATGACCTTCGCACAGCGCACATGAAAGAGGTTACACCCGTTAAAAATGTACTCGCCGAGAAAAACGCTAGACTCAACACGCTCACTTCCGCCGACAAGGCCGACATGACCGAAGTAAATAAGACTATCGATGAGATTGCTAAGCTAAAGGGCGACCTGATGAAGATGCGCGTAAGCCATCAAACTAAGGTTAAAGCCCTGCTCACCGACGAGCAAAAAGTTTACTTCAACGCCCACATGGGTGGAAAAAAAGGAATGGGTAAGGGAATGCACGGCCGTAACGGTATGGGCCAAGGTAAAGGCATGCATCAGGGTAACGGTATGGGCCAAGGAATGCACCGGAATGGAATGAACAAGGGCGAATGCCAAAATGCTGATTCTTCAAAATAG
- a CDS encoding aminopeptidase P family protein: MEKTLKLKQLRKEMEKRGISAAIIPSGDPHLSEYVAEHWRTRAWLSGFTGSAGTVVVTETDAGLWTDSRYFLQAERELEGTGIRLFKMGTPGVPTSEDWLLEQLNKKSIVGVDTRLFSYNQLIGLEDKLYEKKITIAHTQGIGSKGWETRPRLPKEPIIIHPEEIAGETMIVKLTTIRAKMEEAKATSYIITALDEIAWLFNLRGSDVAYNPVFYAYAIVFTNRVALFIDSAKVSPTVMRMLNNHAIEIFDYDEIIDFVKDFKKKERILVDPAKTNFALANTIPSSCKIVWQSSPIALAKACKTEIELEGIRNAMINDGVAMVEVLQWIEQTVGKETITEITVEEKLRNCRSRQPYFVGESFGSIVGYAEHGAIVHYSATPETASEIHPKSFLLIDSGGQYQSGTTDITRTIHLAAPTEQEKEDYTLVLKGMIGLARAVFTPNTRGSNLDMLARQPLLAQQRNYGHGTGHGVGFFLNVHEGPQSIRMEENSVTIQPGMVCSDEPGLYRSGMYGIRIENLIACVPAGTTEFGTFNKWETLTLCPIDLKPVNKALLSTEEVEWLNGYHQRVFDTLAPRLVPELKDWLEKKTKAI, from the coding sequence ATGGAAAAGACATTGAAACTTAAACAGCTTAGAAAGGAGATGGAAAAGCGAGGAATATCCGCCGCCATCATTCCATCGGGCGATCCGCATCTAAGCGAATACGTAGCCGAACATTGGCGAACTAGGGCCTGGCTTTCAGGCTTTACTGGTTCGGCAGGAACGGTAGTAGTCACCGAGACTGATGCTGGGCTCTGGACCGACTCTCGTTACTTTCTTCAAGCAGAAAGAGAGCTGGAAGGCACCGGAATTAGACTCTTTAAGATGGGAACTCCCGGCGTACCTACATCGGAAGATTGGTTGTTGGAGCAGCTCAACAAAAAATCGATCGTTGGTGTCGACACCCGGCTCTTCTCCTACAACCAGCTTATTGGGTTGGAAGATAAACTTTATGAAAAGAAGATTACCATTGCTCACACTCAAGGGATCGGCAGCAAGGGATGGGAAACCCGACCACGTCTCCCCAAGGAGCCAATAATCATTCACCCCGAAGAGATTGCAGGGGAAACGATGATTGTAAAGCTAACAACCATCCGAGCAAAGATGGAAGAGGCAAAGGCAACATCCTACATTATTACTGCACTCGACGAGATTGCTTGGCTCTTTAACCTCCGCGGATCGGATGTAGCCTACAACCCGGTATTCTATGCCTACGCCATTGTGTTTACCAATCGTGTAGCACTATTTATCGACTCGGCAAAGGTATCGCCCACCGTAATGCGCATGCTCAACAACCACGCGATTGAGATTTTCGATTACGATGAGATAATCGATTTTGTAAAGGATTTCAAAAAGAAGGAACGCATTCTGGTGGATCCTGCTAAGACTAACTTTGCGCTAGCAAACACCATCCCAAGCAGCTGCAAGATTGTATGGCAGTCGTCGCCCATTGCGCTAGCCAAGGCATGCAAAACAGAAATAGAGCTGGAAGGCATTCGCAACGCAATGATTAACGATGGCGTGGCCATGGTAGAAGTGCTACAATGGATTGAACAAACGGTAGGCAAAGAAACCATTACAGAGATTACCGTTGAGGAGAAGCTGCGCAATTGTCGCTCACGGCAACCCTACTTTGTGGGCGAGAGTTTTGGCTCCATTGTTGGATATGCCGAGCATGGGGCCATTGTGCACTACTCTGCAACTCCCGAAACCGCCTCGGAGATACACCCCAAATCGTTCCTACTAATAGATAGCGGCGGCCAGTACCAAAGTGGCACTACCGATATTACCCGAACGATACACCTCGCAGCCCCCACCGAGCAGGAGAAGGAGGACTACACTCTAGTATTAAAGGGAATGATTGGACTTGCACGTGCAGTGTTTACGCCCAACACCCGAGGATCAAATCTCGATATGCTTGCACGCCAGCCGCTCCTTGCCCAGCAGCGAAACTACGGACACGGAACGGGACACGGTGTAGGATTCTTCCTCAATGTGCACGAAGGACCTCAAAGCATCCGCATGGAAGAAAACTCCGTAACGATCCAACCCGGCATGGTTTGCAGCGACGAACCAGGGCTCTATCGCTCCGGCATGTATGGCATTCGCATCGAAAATCTTATTGCCTGCGTGCCCGCCGGAACCACTGAGTTTGGAACCTTTAACAAATGGGAAACGCTTACCCTCTGCCCCATCGATCTTAAACCAGTAAACAAAGCCCTACTCTCTACCGAAGAGGTTGAGTGGCTCAACGGCTACCACCAGCGGGTATTCGACACCCTCGCCCCAAGGCTGGTGCCCGAACTTAAGGATTGGCTCGAGAAGAAAACGAAAGCCATCTAA
- a CDS encoding 1,9-bis(guanidino)-5-aza-nonane synthase, with amino-acid sequence MEKKDYLKEVIEHIDIKSFDSTPIIDSMRKMSFTSREIASATDIYGLMINDLECSNILTLAGSTSAAGCMQVYVDMVKHNMVDCIVATGASIVDMDFFEALGFKHYRGSQFVDDNVLRDNYIDRIYDTYIDEQELQNCDTTIKAIADGMKPGVYSSREFIKEMGKYLTQHSVKKDSLIQVCYEHNVPIFCPAFSDSSAGFGLVMHQWERPDAHIAIDSVKDFRELTMVKIEAKVTGLFMVGGGVPKNFTQDTVVCAECLGIDVPMHKYAIQITVADVRDGACSSSTLKEASSWGKVDTTYEQMVFAEGTTVIPMIASYLYHKRDWAKRTARNFSKIFDKK; translated from the coding sequence ATGGAAAAGAAAGATTACTTAAAGGAGGTCATCGAGCACATCGATATCAAGTCGTTCGACTCTACTCCAATTATCGACAGCATGCGTAAAATGTCGTTCACTTCACGTGAAATCGCATCGGCTACCGACATTTATGGACTGATGATAAACGACCTAGAGTGCTCCAACATACTTACCCTTGCCGGTAGTACCAGCGCTGCTGGTTGCATGCAGGTGTATGTTGATATGGTTAAGCACAACATGGTTGACTGCATTGTTGCTACTGGAGCATCAATTGTGGACATGGACTTCTTTGAAGCTCTTGGCTTTAAACACTACCGCGGAAGTCAGTTTGTTGACGATAACGTTCTTCGCGACAACTACATCGACCGTATTTACGATACCTATATCGACGAGCAAGAGTTGCAAAACTGCGACACTACCATTAAGGCTATTGCCGATGGTATGAAGCCAGGCGTTTACTCATCTCGCGAATTCATCAAGGAGATGGGAAAATACTTAACCCAACACTCGGTTAAGAAAGATTCGCTTATCCAAGTTTGCTACGAGCACAACGTGCCTATCTTCTGTCCTGCATTCAGCGACTCTAGCGCAGGTTTCGGTTTGGTTATGCACCAGTGGGAAAGACCCGATGCTCATATCGCCATCGACTCTGTGAAGGATTTCCGTGAGTTGACTATGGTGAAGATTGAGGCTAAGGTTACCGGCCTATTCATGGTTGGTGGCGGTGTGCCAAAGAACTTTACCCAAGATACTGTTGTTTGCGCCGAGTGCCTTGGAATTGATGTTCCTATGCACAAATATGCCATCCAAATTACCGTAGCCGACGTTCGCGACGGTGCTTGCTCCTCCTCTACCCTTAAGGAAGCTTCCTCATGGGGTAAGGTTGACACCACCTACGAACAGATGGTTTTCGCCGAAGGTACTACGGTAATCCCAATGATTGCCAGCTACCTTTACCACAAGCGCGACTGGGCTAAGCGTACCGCCCGCAACTTCAGCAAGATTTTCGACAAGAAATAG
- a CDS encoding RNA polymerase sigma factor, which produces MMDEDLLIQRILKGETELFSRVVAEHQSKVFHTALGLLHSQHDAEDIAQDVFLEAYRSLATFRNDSKIATWLYRITVNRSLNLLKKRKRSAFIQSFDQLFSKTAKDAEQINDPTPTSQEALEEVQKLDLLHTTVDTLPENQRIAFTLSKYEELSYAEIAEVMHTTVSSVESLIFRARKNVISRIEKTK; this is translated from the coding sequence ATGATGGATGAAGATTTGCTCATTCAACGCATACTCAAAGGGGAAACTGAACTTTTCAGTCGGGTTGTAGCGGAGCACCAGAGCAAGGTCTTTCATACCGCTCTTGGGCTTTTACACAGCCAACACGATGCCGAGGATATTGCTCAGGATGTTTTCTTAGAGGCTTACCGATCGTTGGCTACGTTCCGTAATGATTCAAAGATTGCAACTTGGCTCTACCGCATCACCGTAAACCGCTCCCTGAACCTACTAAAAAAGAGAAAACGATCGGCATTCATCCAAAGTTTCGACCAGCTCTTTTCAAAAACAGCCAAGGACGCCGAACAGATAAACGACCCCACACCCACATCCCAAGAAGCGCTTGAAGAGGTCCAAAAACTAGACCTGTTGCACACAACAGTAGATACGCTGCCCGAAAATCAACGAATAGCATTTACGCTCAGCAAATACGAAGAACTCTCCTACGCAGAAATTGCCGAGGTTATGCACACCACGGTATCATCGGTAGAGTCTTTAATTTTCAGAGCCCGAAAGAATGTCATCAGCCGAATTGAGAAAACAAAATAG